The genomic interval CACGCCTAGAAAcctaaaaaacccacaagctcCCACCTTCCTTCTAACAGGacccgccgcccccggcccgcaCCGGCCGCACACCGAGGGCAGGGCCGccccctcagcacccaccaTCTCTCCCCGCTTCCCTCCCCGGGCCCCCCTCACCGCCGGGCCGCCGCCCGCCATCCTGCCCGGGCCGCTTCCTGCTCCCGCTTCCTGGTTACCGGGGAGCGGCAGcgccgggcggggccggggccgggcggccggggcggggagcggggaaAGGCCGCCCCGGGGGAAGCCGGCCCGGGAGCAGCGGGGCCTCCTCCGCTTGCACACGCAGCTCAGGGGCTTCTCGTTCTCTTCAGCCACGTCTCAAACCGTTTTCACCGGTAATAAACCCATCCGGTGCGTGTTTTTCGCCTTTCCCCCCATGCTGGAGGACTAGGAGCAATTTGTGGCAGTGGCACAAACAGGTTCGGCTGTTTAGAGGAGCTGCTAAACTGATGGATGCTGTGATTGATTAACCAATTAACACCATAAGTGCTTTCTAACCCCCTGCAGAACAAGGGGATGCTTTTCAAATTtgagatccttctgcatgacaagggGGAGACAGATTAAGTAATAAATTTGGAAGCAGAGAGCTTAGCCTataataagtaagaaactaatcaAGTATAACCACATCAGTTATTTCTTGGTGTAGATGTATGTTAAAAATTTCTGAAAGttgtaatgaatatgtaataattgtgtgaatataagcaagagcatccagttgTTGGAGGACTTGTGGAAGGTGATCCCCAGtgctaataaaataaagaatccctgcttaacagtataattgactctgctgtgaagtttatttgtttgtttccaccAGAACGTGTACCAGGGTTGGAATCCATCCCACACCTTGTACAACAGGAGACGAGTGGACGCCTGGAACCAGCACAGAGTTCAAAGGCTGACAAGTCGATTTTATAACCGGGGAAAGACGTTGTGGTCCTTGTAAAGCTCGTAAAGGTTTTGACACTTGGTGTATTATTATAAGCAAACATTGCAGTTTGAAAAGTTACCAAGGAATTATCCTGATGCTGAGCACATTTCAACGAAAAAGCGACACCTTGTTTGTGACTGGTTAAAgctgggggggagaggaggagcgAGCAGGTGGCATCATAAAGCATGGACAGAATTGGTTATTAAGGCAATCATAATTCCATCATCTAATGCACAAGGGTTTGATGTTGCAACCTTAATAACATTTATTAGGCGTATCCTTGTATGTAGTTTCCTGcaactattattttttcctttgtatagTTATAGCAAGACTTATGTACCAGTAGAGTGATATCTACCATTTCAGTCCAAAAAcccctctttttctcctctatCCGTGGGAAAATCGCCTGCTCAATGCGGTGTCAGCCCATGGAGACCTCAACAGTTTTAGGGGCTGCGTGCGGGGCTTTTGGACTTCTGATCTGGTGAGAAGAAGCTCAGTGTTGCTGCCTTGGACATGGGACGGTTCCTCATCGTGTTGAGGAAGTTTCTCAGCTGCCAAAGTTTCGAATGTGaatgagaaagatggaaaatttcagcaaaacaattcaaatgctttttgttgGTTGGGTGCAAGAAATAAGAGGCAACTCTTCACCATCCTAcagcatctgttttctttctctccatctcCACCTAATGACACCCGCAGTTGTGAACCACGTCTCCTTCGCCACCAGAGCTGCCTCCCACACACAAAGGCTGCGTCAAAACCTTGATTTATATCTGACTTACGGGGATAAGGACTCTTGGATATGCGACCTGCGGGGTGACGGAGAAAACCCATCACTAAGTGATCCTCAGTAGCTACTGCTACATTGCCAGCTGGAAAGCCCAACATCACCATAAAACCTACTTTCCAGACACTGAGATCCTGACTTATTACCGActtaaggaaaaagaatggGTGCATTGCAAGATATTTTGGAAGTTTCTGATAGCTGTTTGCTTGATATATTCATTTTTCAGCATAACTGCGATTCTGGCAGTGATATCCCGTTTTCTCCTCCTGAGTGATTGGTCTTGTAGCACCACCCGCTGTAGACGGTGAGCAGTTAAATGTGCTCCCCTCCACCAGGATGCTTCTTTTGCTGCCTGCAAAAAGGTTTCTCTCTCAAGAGAGTGGTTAATGTTACAGACATAACAACAGGATGAATTCTGACTTGAATTGACAAACTTCTTAACATGTACTTGGGTCACCTCTTTAAGGGCCTTCTTCTAAGTACAATGAAACTGATGGTGCACTTTTGTTTTCAATGAAGAGAGATGATCATGAACACATGGTTACAGATTTTACTGCTTTGAGGAAAATACTACTGCAGTGTGAAGCATATCACACCAGGAAAATCATACCCATGTCATATGAGTTAGCTATTCGCTATTCCAGTACTCACACagcatgcaaaaatatttcGTTAAGTACCATTTTACAAATATTGGCAATTCTATACTTGAAATTCTCAGCATACTACACAGACATACTCTCTTAAAACTTCATAGGTGATACTGACATCACAGCGTCAGGAAATAGGAAATATCAGAACAAAGGTTAAACCAGCGCACACACCCACAAATCCTTCAAGGCAATATATGGTTTCTCttgtaagaaataagtttaaACAGCGCTGCTATGCATACAACACAAAATGTGACACAGGAATCACCTTAGCTGAAGGTGAGCAAGTTGATAGTCATTCACATGATTAAGTTTTAAAGAGCAGCACTAGCTGGACACCAGTTACAGCACTGCTTACACACTGTTATGTTAGGATGAAGTTTACAAAATAGCTAAAAAAGGTTTTCATGCTTCTCCAAAAACAATTTCTTTATAAGAAATACAAACCTGAATGGGATGAGTAGTTTCTTTTCCAGACAGATTTACTCATTCCATCTGCCAGGGTTCTGCTCTCCCAGCAGGAGCCGCTTCCAtcaaacagacacagaaaagtGCTTCCAGTGTCAGACAATACGGAAAATCCTTGGAGTAATATTAGTTGTAACAGAAACTGCCTACAAGAAGCATTTGGATGCATAATTGTTACTCAGAATACTGACCTTTCGCTTCAGATTTCCCCAAGTCTATTTTTaaagagctgattttttttattggtCTTAATTGAGCAATTTCTCCTATTAATCATCCAGGACTTATCAGTGAAAAGAAGGGAGTGTACTGTGCCCTGCAAGGCTACCATGATTTAAAGTCCAGATTGTTTTGCTATATTTAAATGGCCTTGGCATTAACAGCAAAGTGTCAGCACAATTTCCAAGGCTGCATAAGAAAAGGATGCACATATGGggctgaggaaagaaaatatccaATTACTCCAGCAGAGACAGCGGCAGCTGAAAGAAACACAGTGACAGGGACTAGAAACCTCAGTTTTCCCTTCCTCTGAACTCACTCCTCTCAAATCAACTATTTTATAAGCATTTGAAAGCCCCCCCCCCAAACTAGAAGTTCAAATGAAATCAGGAGCTGCAGGTAAGTGAGCTCTCAATGAGCTTTGATGTTCAGGACTTACACAAACTCTTATTCCACTGTATTAATTACTCAAAGTGCTAATGATCCTTAAAACAACACACAAGCCCTAGGATACCAACCTATACGATGAAGGTCAGTGTGGAACTGTGTCACACAGAAAGATTGAACTGTGACCTtcagtaaaactgaaattatgAACACTTATATCAAGTTCATTACTGCCAGTTGCATCATCAATTCACTGTGCTTAAATATGCAGATTTTAAGCAGTATCTGGCAATATAAAGACATTAACCAGACATCCTAACACAGAGCTCGTTATTCCATGTGAATGCTTCGGGATTTAAGAGTGGAACTTGTCAGAtagggctgctctcagtcccATGAAAACAGTTATTAACAACACTATAATATACTGAAATTGTTATCCGCAAAATGGTTATAAAATAGTTACCAGGTCTACAGATAGTGCTGGGGCTACAGTTAGAAGAACTTTCTCTAAGGCGGCATCCCTACACACGCTTGTCCATCCACAGCTCTGAAACAAAGACAAACTACAGGACATGTTCGTTTTCCATGTTTCGAGAGACTCTTGTAGTCCTGTCAAAACCATCCGTTCAGGGAGAACggcagcaaaaccaaaccagctaCTCACCAACGCAGCTCATCCAAATCGGCCATGAAGATCAGTGCTTTCGGCAGCTCCTACAAGAAACAAATCTGCACAGTTATCTGCTTCCTGTAAAAACCAGCGATATATTTAtgtgtaaaaagaaaagtcttttgGCTTGAACATAGCTACCAAACTTGTTACAAGATGCATGGTTAATACTGTGatcctttttatttgtttctcctttatgCATCCTTGGAGCAGCACTCGTAATTACACTCTTTGAAGAGTTGCTTTTGAATCTGGTAATTTTGAGATGCAACTATGTAACGAGAAAAGAACTAGCTGAAAGGAGAATTAACAGTATTTATTACTTGTCTCGAAAccaaatttatttattaaattgtAACAAACGTGATTAAATTGTAACAAACAACAGAGAATGCAGTTTTTTACCCACACTAAAGAAGTCATTGTATGCTCAGTATCTTCACAAACCAAGTTTGGtttcagtattaaaataatactCAGTCATGCACCATATTCTCAGGTGCTATAAACTAATGTAACTTTTGACCTATAACAACCAGCTTTCACAAATATTTATACTACAGCAGTTTAGGATCAGGCTGCCCAGTCCAGTATTACCCCAATTAACCTCTTGAAAAGCAACAAACAGTAAAACCTCCTTTGAGGAGTTAATGACTGTGGGTTATGACTTTCACAAGCAACCACATCATACGAGTTATTTCATAAAGAGATCAGgccattattttccttctgtgagtCACTGGAAACTGGTTCTAGAACCCTGCTACTCTGAAGGGTGAGgcctctcctcccagctttgGGACATGTCAGGAGTCTCAATTCACACAAGATTTCTTCAAGTCCAAGTTAAttttgagaggggaaaaaaaaaaaagaacaaagttcCATGTAAAAGAGTCTCCTAAAAAATTAGATCATTTCAGTGTctcatttaatttactttaaataCTGTCTGCCCACATGTTCCTTCAGTTCAGCAAGGATTATTGTTCAGCcaccttttttccttcagagcaGTACAAGTGTCCTTCACAAAGTGTTTTTGTTAGTTTAACCGTGTGGATAAACTCTTTGAatctcaattttcttttttctttcccccggATTCTGTGTTCGCTTTAAAATATTCCTGGTAGGAGCCGGTAAGGCACGGCAGCAGTGTAGCGCTTCCAGTCCTTCCCGTATTTGCTGAAGCAACGGTGTTCATCCCTAATGCAGCGGTGGGTCAGCAGAATAGTCATATAAATGATGTAGAAATAAGGCAAGATGTGGTCAAACCCACAAGTCAGGCAATAGGCCAGGGAGCCCATCAAATCTCCCGTGTAGTTAAAATGTCGCGCCCACCCCCAGAATCCCGAGGTCATCAGTTTGCTGTAGTGCTTGGTCCCGTCCATGGACATGTAGGAACACTCGATATATTCTGGTTTCTTCCCCCAGATCTTGCAGTTGCCGTTGGTACGACGGAATAGGTCCTTCTGGTGGTTGGTCACCCTGAAGATGTAATAGCCGATCAAACCCAACATCAAGATCCCTATGGCATTAGCTGTgcccagctggacagggtggtTAACCAGATACAAACCCTGGGGGGCAGAAAACAAGAGACAATCAGTGATTTACTTTAAATACACGCTCAGGATGCCAGATTAACTCACTGACCTCCAGTGACCCAGAACAGACTAGTAGAAAGAATAGGAAAATCCACCCTACCAGTAAAAACATGGACAATTTTCAGAAAACTCTGCATCCCacgttttctttctctgtctctcacCCCAAAATAGCATTTTGTAGGTGGaacaagagagagagagcaaagaTGCACACAAAgcaggacagaaggaaaaaaacaaccaaccaacccaccacCCACTGAAAACCAAACTCTCAACATGCAGGAATACAAAAAGGCACTGAAAGGATCGATAAAAATATACAGATGCAATAGACAGTGACAGAAAAGGGcacaaaaggaggaaaggacaggaaTAGATGTCAATTCCATGCAGGGACAGTAAGACTTCCTAAAGTAAACTGTTACAAAGGATGCTATAATGGTTACTCAACATTCAAACTGTCTAGCAACAATTTAGGATACAAACCAAACTGCTGGGGATAATGTTTCTGGACAGTTTTACACTTTTACCTGCAAAGTATAGAGGTAAGGCAACCAAACACAGTCTCCCCAGCCCAAATACCAGCCAAAATGATCGTGGCAGATATCAATGGTTTTCAAATACCAAGCTTCATTCCAGAAGAAGTCCAAAACATAAATACCCTGAAACAGAATAGTTTCACATTAACAACACACGACTGCCACCAGCCATCCTGTTTAACAGCATCAGCCTAATTTTTCTGTGCTATCCTGTGATATGACCTCAAAACCGACTCGTGCTTTTATTTTAACACTTcaaaaaaaggtattaaaagCAACATTTCACACAAATACATCTCTATAGATAAAGCAAATAAGTAATGCAAAGCACTATTAACGAAGATAACTAAGTCAAGTGTGCCACTATAAGGACATGTGCTTAGGGATTAGTTTTGTGTTTGACCATCCCTGTATCCAGCTTAAAGAGTCACATGCTTACAGAGAGGGAGAACAGACCCATTTACACATCGTAATGAATAAATCCAAACTATTATCTGTACTTATTACTTTGCGGTTTCTTCAGCACCCGACTGGCTATCTTTAGGTGTAGAGATGTGTAGTTCTGCatgtctcacacacacaaattgaAACAACAAAACGACaacaatagaaaacaaaaccaaataagaaTTCATCATTGTTCTCTTTGTATCCAAGATCAGGCTATGCCTGTTTCCAGAACACAGGCTCAGAAAAGTACCTCTTCAATTAAGTTTACACTGAAATCTGCTGGTGCAGACATGACCGTGCCACTGGTGGCACTTGGAAGGAATACAAGTGTCCAAATAAATGAATACAAGTGTCCAAAGAAGCAAGTCCCAGTGCATCATCactcaatgaggttggtcaggCCAGGAAAAATTGTGTAAGTTCAATTTCAACGCAAGGAGATGTTTCTACTTTATTCCTAGTTTATTTCCAAATTGgtttcttatttctctcctcTGAATTTACCTGAAGGACATTGACGAGGATCATGGAGTTGGTTACTTGGCCGTACAGCTCCTGTTGTTTAGCAGCATAGGAAAGGTTGATTAGAGTCCAGGCTACAATACCAGGGCGCCCATTGAAGAACAGCTTGAAATCAAACCACTTTCCTATTCGAGGGTTAAATTCAATCCCCATCATGTAGTCGTAAAAGAAGTTGCCGGTGAATTTGCtagaaagcattaaaaaaaatagaaatgttcGCAGTTATACACAAATGCAGGTAATCACTAACCTGACTACACATTCCAGATGATTTCCTAAGGCACTTGACGTAATGATAATAAAAATCATAAAACCATATAATGTTGTGAAAGATAAGATAACATGGCATGTGCTGCTATGGTGCTAACAAAACAAAGAGCCACAGTCATACATAAAATATATCCTGTCATTATTATTCTTTGCAGCATTCGATTTATATGTCCGATTACCTAGTGTCTTATTGTCTTATTATTGAAAATCACATACCAGTCTGCGGCACTGGTAGGGAAAAAATAGCCTTTAATCAAGGCAAATGTGGAAACTATGTAGCCCAGGATATTGGCACACCACAGGAGAGGAATCCAGTTGTCAAAAATGATGGTAGGTGAGAAGAAGTGGAAGTAATAGGCATTTGCAAACCAAAGCACGTGGGTAATGATCCAAGCCTGAAGTCCATTGATTTCATACTTATTCACTACACCTAAAAGATGAAGACAAAATTGCATGTTAGTGACACTGCACTAATACAGTTTTTTATTAATATAGATATGCATACATTATATAGAAGCTCAAATAAATACTTACGAAACGACCTCACTCTCCCAATTAAAAGTCTTGTGGCACTTTTCTGAAAGTTTCATTTGACTCTGCTATATCCACCAGGCTTTGTTAGGCTGAGTTTTTCCTCTTCACAAAACAGCAAATTTGGCATCTCCCCTAAAACTGACTAAGGTAACAAGTCACCCTTTCTCACACTTAGTTCACACCATGCTTTTTGTTCAAGTCTTGTGGGTTAATTTAGCTTCGGCAAGTACAACTGCATTGACGAATACTGGCAATAGTCCACTGCTGATTTTAAGTGCCAAAATTATCAATCTGTATTTTTCCCATACCAGTGTGGTACCTGCCATAGCAATAGTTTTACTAACAGCAAGAGATAGAAATTGTAGCATTTATTCTAAAAGAGAATGTagcttgctttcatttttgtttgaagtAAACATAAGAGGAAGGTGAAAGCACTTCTTTCCACACCTCCTCCAGATACATGTGGGTTATTACAGATTGTAAGTACAAAAATACCATAATTTTAGAAGATTGTATGGTGTGCATATATTCTAACGAAGAACTTACCAGCAGGGGTGATGGCACCTTCTTGGACACCTCCTGCATatccaggaagaaatttatgGCAGAAGTCAGGAATGAACACATACAAAACCACCTAGAAGGCATagaatatattaatattaatagcaAGAACAGGCAAGACAAACCCCCCCAAGACACTACCCCTTTCATACACATATCAAATGTTACACACGGCAGTTTCAATTAAGTATTGGATAAGTAAATACGGCAAGATTTAGCTGTTGTGATTTTAGACTAGTAACATGTGCAAGCTGTTAAACAATTCTAAACTTGTACTTCATGTGTGGTTATCAATCTTTTTTTGATAGGGAGGCGGGACAGTTAGTAACAAGATTCAGGtccttctccttttattttgaaCTTCATCCGCGTTATAGGTAAGTTGttttccaaaatggaaaaaaaaatggagtagTTTGCTACGTTTGAAGATATTTTACAAACGTAAGTTATACTTCTGATGTCAATGTTTTTTTACTGTCTATAGAATATATCACCCCTTCTGCTGTGTTAATTTGTGATATATTTActatgtatttctttaaaacaaataggTATTGTTGTTACAtagttagtttttttttcccacatcaAGTAATATGTCACACAAGGAATATTTGTGTATATTCCCTACGTATTTATTTGTCAAGTTTATAAGCTTCGTCTGGATTCCAAAAAGCCGTGGCAAGTAAGAAACACCAAAGAGTAAACGCAAGCGTGACATTCCATTATCCTTCCTGTAAAAGGATTAATTGAACAGCTGTTTTAAAACCCAGCCACTACATCAAGATAACTCAATAATGTACCTGGAAAGCGACCCACAGGGTATACATGCCAGCAGCCTTATAGGTCAGCACAGGAGTCTTGTTCCAGATGTCAGACAGATGTTTATTCCCCGTAAGCAAGTCAACGAGtggatccattagagagcactGGTACTGGTCACAGGACATTATGAAGTAATATACGATAAGGGGCGCAAACATGAGCAGGAAAATGATGCTTGCCAAGGAAAACCAGTCCACCTCCCTGTAATCCAAACACAGCTTTATTGTTTTCTCCAGCTTTTGGTTAGAACGGTCAGGCAATTTTTTCAGTGCACCTTCTAGACTAACGAGAcgaaaactgaaaatgttttcagggCACATACATTTCTTTGGGTCAAATAACTTAGCACACTTTACATACTTTACCACAAACTGTTATCTATGCTAGTTAAGCAGAGCAACAGAATAAATAATAACTCCCCTCCAAAAAGCAGTTTATTATTGCAGCCTTTGTGGTTTTGATGGCAATCATGGGTATAACTAACTGGTAGAGTGTTCAGTTGGAAGTGGTAACAGTCACAAGAATATTATGCAAAAtttggaaacacagaaaagatgGACCGTGAACAGCCAGAAGCTGAACTTGTTCTACCACACGCTGTGGTAAGAAGCCCTATAAACACCCACAGATGTTTCCAGCTGCAACACAATACTAATTTTTGCACAACTCTTTGAGAACGGAGAGATGAGTAATAAATCTTGCTACAGTAGGAGATGTCAGCTGGCAAAACCACTGATGGATGCCTGTTTGTTAAAATCTCAGGCAATATACTGTTCAGCCCTTGAAGGAACTACaaattttactgatttttattatttgttctaCTTTTTTTGCAAGGAGGACTGTGTTTTAACCCAAGCAATCTAGCAAGCTCTACATCCTTAACATTTTGAAGAACTCTTCTTTGGCATCTGTTACTGCAGCTCATTACTCATGAGCTTTCAACTGAAGGGCAATGTAATAATCTGTTACTTATAGAGCGAGGTTTAAAAGGAATGCAGTATCTATAAGAGTAAGTATGAACCAATTTGCAATGACTGAGTGTCATCAGTTTCTCTCACCATGCTCTTCCCCACTGGACTTGAGGTGTTCGAGAACCATTTTGGGTGTTTTTGCGGTTTCTTTCTCCAGAAGGTTTGTTCTGCTGATGGGCTGCCATGGTGTCCTgtatgaaagaaaatacttgttGTATTACTCCATCTGGTTCTCAGTAATTCTTATGTCTCTACAGAAGAGAAACACtaataaaagttatttaaaactATTACATAGCCTTCTGAATACAAGAAATTTGGGGAGGAGGGTAGGAAGGATGAAAATCTTTCCCAGTTCCTTATGATCTTATATTCAGCAAAACATAACCAAACGCTGAAGTCAAAGCAGTCCATTAAACTTGCTAACTGGATATAATATATGGTTTAATACTTATATGTGAgatgcaaagggaaaaaaacttcTCTGTTTTGCCACGTTCTTATAAATCCCTGAAAATAAAGTTATGTAACTGATTACTTGCCTTAATTAGATAATGCACTACTGTAGTAACATCACATGTACTGGACCTTGGCAAATTATGTACTTTACCTTTGGCCCCTTGTTCCATATACATTAGTGATAGCAGAGAAAACAAGATGACAGTTTGCAATCCCATCTAAATCAGAAATTAGTGGGAACAGAGAACAACTTACTAGGCAACAAATTATCCTCTCTGTTGGACATGCATTGtagctttcttttgctttgcttaaatACTTTTGTCAAAGATCATCATCTCACAGTCTGAACA from Columba livia isolate bColLiv1 breed racing homer chromosome 5, bColLiv1.pat.W.v2, whole genome shotgun sequence carries:
- the DHCR7 gene encoding 7-dehydrocholesterol reductase, whose amino-acid sequence is MAAHQQNKPSGERNRKNTQNGSRTPQVQWGRAWEVDWFSLASIIFLLMFAPLIVYYFIMSCDQYQCSLMDPLVDLLTGNKHLSDIWNKTPVLTYKAAGMYTLWVAFQVVLYVFIPDFCHKFLPGYAGGVQEGAITPAGVVNKYEINGLQAWIITHVLWFANAYYFHFFSPTIIFDNWIPLLWCANILGYIVSTFALIKGYFFPTSAADCKFTGNFFYDYMMGIEFNPRIGKWFDFKLFFNGRPGIVAWTLINLSYAAKQQELYGQVTNSMILVNVLQGIYVLDFFWNEAWYLKTIDICHDHFGWYLGWGDCVWLPYLYTLQGLYLVNHPVQLGTANAIGILMLGLIGYYIFRVTNHQKDLFRRTNGNCKIWGKKPEYIECSYMSMDGTKHYSKLMTSGFWGWARHFNYTGDLMGSLAYCLTCGFDHILPYFYIIYMTILLTHRCIRDEHRCFSKYGKDWKRYTAAVPYRLLPGIF